In a genomic window of Methanosarcina horonobensis HB-1 = JCM 15518:
- a CDS encoding APC family permease: MSDEKSESGGLQRTIDWKQGLAIALGVPVLILPSIGYFASYVWAFAIIVWALSVFQGFMQNFAYGELATMFPRASGLPGYAQSVFGAKDGNKRYDRSKLLGGFSAWSYWFAWNPVLAIFSILIGSYLKGLIPAFAGVPDLALYLASGAIVFLFLILVNYRGLSGGATLGYILAVLSLAPLIIISLAPFATGHFELSNITGAWLPTDWSWDIEHILILFGLMAMAQWSACAWETAAIYGPEYKQPKSDVPKALFICGAICLVTFILVQAAATGTLGVEGILAEPFSPMLPVAQMTLGSIGGSLTILMLIAAMILIIQTAFLGASRAMYSMAEEGNLPKFFGKMNPHGTPVNAMIVIALFNMGFIFLGTPAAILAASAIGYVCANGISLFAYVKAKFDPRFSTLERPFKAPGGWQYVAAFFGFFNLPLCLIGIIYLNSLEVGWTSTIVGFVVLALYIPLWFHSQNENPTRAEKEIPVLGETVT, encoded by the coding sequence ATGAGTGACGAAAAAAGTGAATCAGGAGGGCTTCAGCGGACAATTGACTGGAAACAGGGGCTTGCAATTGCCCTTGGTGTTCCTGTGCTGATCCTTCCGTCTATCGGCTACTTTGCAAGCTATGTCTGGGCTTTTGCGATCATTGTGTGGGCACTTTCTGTCTTCCAGGGTTTCATGCAGAATTTTGCTTACGGGGAGCTTGCAACAATGTTTCCCAGGGCTTCCGGATTGCCAGGGTATGCACAGAGCGTTTTCGGGGCAAAGGACGGAAATAAACGGTATGACAGGAGCAAACTGCTTGGAGGATTCAGTGCCTGGAGTTACTGGTTTGCCTGGAACCCGGTGCTTGCTATCTTTTCTATCCTTATAGGAAGCTATCTCAAGGGGCTTATCCCTGCATTTGCCGGAGTTCCTGACCTGGCTCTTTATCTTGCATCCGGAGCAATCGTGTTTTTGTTCCTGATCCTTGTGAACTACCGCGGGCTTTCAGGAGGAGCAACGCTCGGATATATCCTTGCAGTGCTTTCGCTCGCCCCGCTTATAATTATCTCTCTTGCACCATTTGCAACCGGGCACTTTGAGCTGAGTAATATCACAGGTGCCTGGCTTCCGACTGACTGGAGCTGGGATATAGAGCACATCCTTATTCTGTTCGGGCTTATGGCAATGGCTCAATGGAGTGCCTGTGCCTGGGAAACCGCAGCTATCTACGGGCCTGAGTATAAACAGCCGAAATCGGATGTGCCCAAAGCCCTCTTCATCTGCGGGGCAATCTGCCTTGTGACATTCATCCTTGTTCAGGCAGCCGCTACCGGAACCCTGGGTGTAGAAGGGATCCTTGCCGAGCCGTTCTCGCCAATGCTTCCTGTGGCTCAGATGACCCTGGGTTCTATTGGAGGATCTCTTACCATCCTCATGCTGATCGCGGCAATGATTCTTATCATCCAGACTGCTTTCCTGGGAGCCTCAAGGGCTATGTATTCCATGGCTGAAGAAGGAAATCTACCAAAATTCTTTGGAAAGATGAACCCGCACGGAACTCCGGTCAATGCAATGATTGTCATTGCACTCTTCAACATGGGTTTTATCTTCCTGGGAACACCTGCAGCTATCCTGGCAGCTTCTGCTATAGGGTATGTCTGTGCCAACGGGATTAGCCTTTTCGCATATGTAAAAGCAAAATTCGATCCCCGTTTCTCAACGCTTGAAAGACCCTTCAAAGCACCTGGGGGCTGGCAGTATGTTGCCGCCTTCTTCGGGTTCTTTAACTTGCCTCTGTGTCTCATTGGAATTATTTATCTTAATAGCCTTGAGGTAGGCTGGACTTCCACAATAGTCGGTTTCGTGGTGCTTGCCCTTTACATCCCACTCTGGTTCCATTCTCAAAACGAGAATCCGACAAGGGCGGAAAAAGAAATACCGGTGTTGGGAGAAACAGTAACATAA